A genomic segment from Candidatus Korarchaeum cryptofilum OPF8 encodes:
- the cas4 gene encoding CRISPR-associated protein Cas4 has protein sequence MEGVLLSVREIEEYFFCPLLFYYKNYLGIDTQEGFWAYLGKRAQEEAEEEIRKRFEILGKEVELRSDRLGVVGKVDFIVGRGREIMPLEVKFSGRLRPWWKYSISLYAMLLEDSIGRPVKSGVVLVTRGMRFIEVRVGDSERRFVLGAIEKCRRIMEGEIPRAYRSRSCENCDFKNRCLEI, from the coding sequence TTGGAAGGGGTCCTCCTTAGCGTCAGGGAGATAGAGGAGTACTTCTTCTGCCCTCTCCTCTTCTACTACAAGAACTACCTCGGGATAGATACGCAGGAGGGCTTCTGGGCTTATCTCGGGAAGAGGGCCCAGGAGGAAGCTGAGGAAGAGATAAGGAAGAGGTTTGAGATCCTGGGGAAGGAAGTTGAGCTGAGGAGCGATAGGTTAGGTGTAGTGGGGAAGGTAGATTTCATAGTGGGGAGGGGAAGGGAGATCATGCCCCTAGAGGTCAAGTTCAGCGGGAGGCTGAGGCCATGGTGGAAGTACAGCATCTCCCTCTACGCCATGCTCTTGGAGGACTCCATTGGGAGGCCCGTGAAGTCGGGAGTAGTGCTAGTGACCAGGGGCATGAGGTTCATAGAGGTGAGGGTAGGGGACAGCGAGAGGAGGTTCGTGCTCGGAGCCATCGAGAAGTGCAGGAGGATAATGGAGGGGGAGATCCCGAGAGCTTATAGATCTAGGAGCTGTGAGAATTGCGATTTCAAGAATAGATGCCTAGAGATATAG
- the csa3 gene encoding CRISPR-associated CARF protein Csa3, producing the protein MRVALISTLGFEEKFCYRAILRHGIKEGDRIILFTAELVEKVEKAYDWIRKLVQSSYGDSVRVDLIQLDPMNPVRSIKVVLKYLDELKDFKIIVNLSGGMRAIVIYVLLACMMRLREDMIIEVEAEDLSGLSKLDSNMLKLVKEGIKEEWIDLLECIAEGSGDVSSIARKLRKDKSTVRRQLSSLERSGLIRMKKRKPMTVELSELSELIL; encoded by the coding sequence ATGAGAGTCGCTCTAATATCTACGCTCGGATTCGAGGAGAAGTTCTGCTATAGAGCGATATTAAGGCATGGAATAAAGGAAGGGGACAGAATAATTCTTTTTACGGCAGAATTGGTTGAAAAAGTTGAGAAAGCATACGATTGGATAAGGAAACTCGTTCAGAGCTCATACGGGGACTCTGTCAGGGTGGATCTAATTCAATTAGACCCTATGAACCCAGTTAGATCGATAAAAGTTGTTCTAAAATACTTGGATGAGTTGAAAGATTTCAAGATAATCGTCAATTTGAGCGGGGGGATGAGAGCAATCGTCATCTACGTGCTGCTGGCCTGCATGATGAGGCTCAGGGAGGATATGATAATAGAGGTGGAGGCGGAGGACCTCTCAGGCTTATCTAAGCTGGACTCAAATATGCTGAAGCTCGTGAAGGAGGGAATTAAGGAGGAGTGGATCGATTTGCTCGAGTGCATAGCTGAGGGATCCGGTGATGTGAGCTCTATAGCTAGGAAACTGAGGAAGGATAAGAGCACGGTGAGGAGGCAGCTCTCATCTCTAGAGAGGAGCGGCTTGATAAGGATGAAGAAGAGGAAGCCTATGACAGTAGAGCTCTCCGAGCTCTCGGAGCTCATCCTCTAA
- the cas7a gene encoding type I-A CRISPR-associated protein Cas7/Csa2 produces the protein MADPFVSVRGRVLINVEALNMTESVGNYVKHRRVPVIMPETYATYFVPSVSGESIAHGYQQVLAEEASGKGLPVCKLCSKGYFLKSTNDAVFKESFGVNPPEGESEFERAVIKGCVVEDVGGFLYAPARGGKNVKRTSNFFVGYMIPTRESLESAVIEPQLHTRYALGTPFVEEGARAGGQMIYYIELSSAAYTFSFDLDTKYLGKATFSMENVGQTVVDGDERKKRIGAALDALSKFMIEMMFGAKKTRFLPVIEWESVVIAVSDDVWTVPSPFSKNYIERAEEKVKKVSYNTKLFKYTGGAGFEEVVIEAMNEAKRRAGVS, from the coding sequence ATGGCGGATCCATTCGTTTCAGTTAGGGGAAGGGTTTTGATCAATGTTGAGGCCCTGAATATGACGGAAAGTGTTGGGAATTATGTGAAACATAGGAGGGTCCCTGTAATAATGCCGGAGACTTATGCAACTTACTTCGTCCCCTCCGTGAGCGGGGAGTCGATAGCTCATGGTTACCAGCAAGTATTAGCTGAGGAAGCTTCAGGAAAGGGATTACCTGTGTGTAAGTTATGCAGCAAGGGGTACTTCCTGAAGAGCACTAACGATGCCGTCTTCAAGGAGTCCTTCGGAGTAAATCCACCTGAAGGAGAGAGTGAATTCGAAAGAGCTGTGATAAAGGGGTGCGTCGTAGAAGATGTGGGAGGTTTCCTCTATGCTCCAGCTAGGGGAGGGAAGAACGTCAAGAGGACCTCGAATTTCTTCGTCGGTTATATGATACCGACTAGAGAGTCGCTCGAGAGCGCTGTGATAGAACCTCAACTCCACACGAGATATGCATTGGGCACTCCCTTCGTTGAGGAGGGGGCGAGGGCTGGTGGTCAGATGATTTACTACATAGAGCTCTCCTCCGCAGCGTATACGTTCAGCTTCGATCTCGATACTAAGTACTTAGGGAAAGCGACTTTCTCCATGGAGAATGTCGGTCAAACTGTCGTAGATGGAGATGAGAGGAAGAAGAGGATAGGAGCTGCCTTAGACGCTCTATCGAAATTCATGATAGAGATGATGTTTGGGGCGAAGAAGACGAGGTTCCTTCCTGTGATTGAATGGGAATCAGTTGTCATAGCAGTTAGCGATGATGTATGGACTGTCCCGAGCCCGTTCTCCAAGAATTATATAGAGAGAGCGGAGGAGAAGGTGAAGAAGGTCAGCTACAATACGAAGCTATTCAAGTACACGGGAGGGGCTGGGTTCGAGGAAGTCGTAATTGAGGCAATGAATGAGGCGAAGAGGAGGGCTGGAGTGAGTTGA
- a CDS encoding type I-A CRISPR-associated protein Csa5 gives MMENIAELLAVLVAENESYTYVDKLGYAPSKDLALYYLREALRDFISLKNKPQSQWSSPKAFEEAGKIKMELVEREIESIERISSMKELREAVSLIAAKALSIASRLKG, from the coding sequence ATGATGGAAAACATCGCCGAGCTACTCGCTGTTTTAGTCGCTGAAAATGAGAGTTATACGTACGTGGATAAGCTTGGATATGCACCATCTAAGGATTTAGCTCTTTATTATCTGAGGGAGGCTTTGAGGGACTTTATCTCCCTCAAAAATAAGCCTCAATCTCAATGGAGTAGTCCGAAAGCCTTTGAGGAGGCCGGGAAGATAAAAATGGAGCTCGTGGAGAGGGAGATAGAGAGCATAGAGAGGATATCTAGTATGAAGGAGCTGAGGGAAGCTGTCTCCCTTATCGCTGCGAAGGCTCTCTCTATAGCCTCTAGACTCAAGGGTTAG